A portion of the Hylaeus volcanicus isolate JK05 unplaced genomic scaffold, UHH_iyHylVolc1.0_haploid 12237, whole genome shotgun sequence genome contains these proteins:
- the LOC128884484 gene encoding latent-transforming growth factor beta-binding protein 2-like, with amino-acid sequence MSLLFKNWLGNPFCFFYITTFYLLFAETQGIGNSVNPKLSCPRGYTQNGKVCLKVDYADFILQCPKGSHLNDNVCITKERVRAGHRCPDNYVMKRDETCEKIERFPLRMECDKDYMPSDGMCVQRVRSEPNLSCPRGYKIEGINCVRFTKKNPNLVCPQGTTSRNTRCERIVTTPPLMNCDKDFVLIAGMCVKESTVPKIIECSKDFVMNGSVCTRQIEMGNSEFVCPFGTTKNRKKNKCQQFETVPGSLVCRNRGFILENGKCVKIEEMVPDVICEKGYRQHHDGQCERIVEIEGQIICPNGSQPKGKKCIALETVQPHNLCPEGYDHDAVHERCVQISKQPASIRCAKSFKEQDGQCILTSDVPPDFVCAEGTVYRGNMCESVHVVEAQIQCQRGRYENGMCVELSIRPPKVSCPRGFTQENGACVARDIAKFESVCQDGFLPHYDMCDIITSSEPTRMCPRGFSVGLSGKCQKTEATEVKPYCPQGTRLIHGVCLSKK; translated from the coding sequence ATgagtttattattcaaaaattggTTAGGGAAtccattttgtttcttttatataacaaCATTTTACCTTTTATTTGCTGAAACTCAAGGTATTGGAAATTCGGTGAATCCTAAATTATCATGTCCTCGAGGTTATACGCAAAACGGGAAAGTATGTTTAAAAGTGGATTACgctgattttattttacaatgtcCTAAAGGAAGTCATTTAAATGATAATGTTTGTATAACAAAAGAACGAGTACGTGCTGGTCATCGATGTCCAGATAACTATGTTATGAAACGGGATGAAACATGTGAGAAAATTGAACGATTTCCTTTAAGAATGGAATGTGATAAGGATTATATGCCTAGTGATGGAATGTGTGTACAACGTGTTCGATCCGAACCAAATTTATCCTGTCCAAGAGGTTACAAAATAGAAGGCATTAATTGTGTTcgttttacgaaaaaaaaccCTAATTTAGTATGTCCTCAAGGAACAACAAGTCGTAATACGAGATGTGAACGAATTGTTACAACACCCCCTTTAATGAATTGTGATaaagattttgttctaatagCAGGAATGTGCGTCAAGGAAAGCACCGTaccaaaaattattgaatgcAGTAAGGATTTTGTAATGAATGGATCCGTTTGTACACGTCAAATTGAAATGGGTAATTCAGAGTTTGTTTGTCCTTTTGGTACAACtaaaaatcgtaaaaagaataaatgtcAACAATTTGAAACTGTTCCAGGATCTTTAGTATGTAGAAATAGAGGATTTATTTTAGAGAACGGAAAATgtgttaaaattgaagaaatggTTCCCGATGTTATATGTGAAAAGGGTTATCGTCAACATCATGATGGTCAATGCGAACGTATTGTAGAAATTGAAGGGCAGATTATTTGCCCCAATGGTTCTCAGccaaaaggaaaaaaatgcATTGCTTTAGAAACTGTTCAACCTCATAATTTATGTCCCGAAGGTTATGATCATGATGCCGTTCATGAACGTTGTGTACAAATATCGAAGCAACCAGCTTCCATACGTTGTGCTAAGAGTTTCAAAGAACAAGATGGGCAATGTATACTAACAAGTGACGTTCCACCTGATTTCGTTTGCGCAGAAGGCACGGTGTATCGCGGGAATATGTGCGAAAGTGTCCATGTAGTTGAAGCGCAAATACAATGTCAACGGGGACGTTATGAAAATGGAATGTGTGTTGAACTTTCTATACGACCACCCAAAGTCTCTTGCCCAAGAGGATTTACACAGGAAAATGGTGCATGCGTCGCACGAGATATTGCTAAATTTGAATCTGTATGTCAAGACGGATTTCTGCCTCACTATGATATGTGTGATATAATAACCTCCTCCGAACCTACCCGAATGTGTCCACGTGGTTTTTCTGTTGGCTTGTCTGGAAAATGTCAAAAAACAGAAGCCACCGAAGTAAAACCTTACTGCCCTCAAGGAACTCGTTTAATTCATGGTGTATGTCTTAGCAAAAAATAA
- the LOC128884085 gene encoding peroxiredoxin-2-like has product MSKITLRRPLIALINKLPLCHNHTKLLNIPAFSKHFGISSKLCYSSISQPFAKTPTSLITEVAPDFTSPAVFPNDSMEPLTLSTYRGQYVLLLFYPLNFTFVCPSEILSFDKFYEEFKTRNTQVIGISVDSQFSHLAWRNTPLHRGGISKIKFPLVSDLSKSISKSYGVLTKDNTLSLRGLFLIDKEGIIRHCVQNDLPLGRNVEEALRMVDALQHVESSGDVCPANWTKGKKSMKPSMEGAADYLSTL; this is encoded by the exons atgagtaaaataacattaagGAGACCGTTAATTGCATTAATCAATAAGCTACCATTATGTCATAACCATACAAAGTTGTTGAATATTCCGGCtttttcaaaacactttggAATATCATCAAAGTTATGTTATAGTTCAATTAGTCAGCCATTCGCTAAAACACCAACCAGCTTAATCACAGAGGTGGCACCAG ACTTTACGTCGCCAGCCGTATTCCCAAATGATTCCATGGAGCCTCTAACCTTATCCACTTACCGGGGTCAATATgttttgcttcttttttatCCCTTAAATTTTACGTTTGTATGCCCTTCGGAAATTTTATCGTTTGATAAATTCTATGAAGAATTTAAGACTAGAAACACTCAG GTTATCGGTATTTCTGTTGACTCTCAATTTTCCCATTTAGCTTGGAGGAATACACCTCTTCATCGAGGAGGCATTTCTAAGATTAAATTTCCGCTTGTTTCCGATTTATCCAAATCCATTTCGAAGAGCTATGGTGTTTTAACGAAGGATAATACGTTATCTTTAAGGGGTTTATTTCTTATAGATAAAGAAg GTATAATAAGACACTGCGTTCAAAATGATTTGCCTCTTGGTCGCAACGTTGAAGAAGCTTTACGTATGGTCGACGCACTTCAGCATGTTGAGAGTTCGGGAGACGTATGTCCTGCTAATTGGACAAAAGGGAAAAAATCTATGAAGCCTTCG ATGGAAGGCGCTGCAGATTACCTTAGTACATTgtga
- the LOC128884084 gene encoding uncharacterized protein LOC128884084, producing the protein MDSLANIVPSKEMSNQTLNHFHSSEYYGKCILGGLLSCGLTHTAIVPLDVTKCKMQVFPKTYPSLILGLRYVYRQQGFKGLTLGWTPTLIGYSLQGMFKFGLYESFKDLYTYSLDDQLATKYKEGIWLAASASAETVADIALCPYEMVKVKMQTAPITQELPTFRNTLQVMMRQPKLYQFPFGSLRPLWSRQIPYTMAKFYSFEKIVKLFYENLLTQPKEEYGKMTQLSVTFLSGYLAGVLCALVSHPADSLVSHMGKQEHQQKHVKQLIKEIGYRSLLTRGLGTRVLMIGSLTGVQWWIYDSFKTFMGIGTTGGK; encoded by the exons ATGGATTCTCTAGCTAATATCGTTCCTAGCAAAGAAATGTCCAATCAGacattaaatcattttcattccTCTGAATATTacggaaaatgtattttagGTGGTTTACTTAGCTGTGGTTTGACACATACGGCTATTGTACCCTTGGATGtcacaaaatgtaaaatgcaaGTGTTTCCTAAAACATATCCAAGTTTAATTCTCGGATTACGATACGTGTATCGTCAGCAAGGGTTTAAAGGATTAACTCTTGGTTGGACTCCTACGTTAATTGGTTACTCTTTACAAGGAATGTTTAAATTTGGCTTATACGAATCTTTTAAAGATTTGTACACATATTCTTTAGATGATCAATTAGCAACAAAGTATAAAGAAGGAATTTGGCTTGCAGCTTCCGCTTCAGCTGAAACTGTTGCTGATATTGCTCTATGTCCTTATGAAATGGTTAAGGTTAAAATGCAGACAGCCCCAATCACTCAAGAGCTTCCGACTTTCAGAAACACTTTACAAGTTATGATGAGACAACCGAAGCTCTACCAATTCCCA TTTGGCAGTTTACGGCCCCTTTGGAGTCGTCAAATACCCTACACTATGGcaaaattttatagttttgaaaaaattgtcaaaCTATTTTACGAAAACTTGCTAACACAACCGAAAGAGGAATATGGAAAGATGACTCAACTCAGTGTCACCTTTCTATCCGGATATTTAGCTGGTGTTTTGTGTGCTTTGGTCTCCCACCCAGCAGACAGTTTGGTGTCACACATGGGAAAACAAGAACATCAACAAAAACA CGTTAAACAATTGATCAAAGAAATAGGATATCGTTCTCTTTTGACAAGAGGACTTGGAACTCGAGTCCTTATGATTGGGTCCCTTACTGGGGTCCAATGGTGGATTTATGATTCATTCAAG ACGTTCATGGGAATAGGAACGACTGGAGGAAAATAA
- the LOC128883768 gene encoding uncharacterized protein LOC128883768, which produces MATVTNTLPLLVVAGSSGVGKGALLQRLFSLYPSTFAYSISYTTRAKREGETHGKEYYFVSRSEFEKCIKNNEFLEYTTTFGNYYGTTLAEVARIQKTGCICVLEVDLQGVSQMQTSQKKIQSFYVYLYPPNLQTLQKRLEHRNTENQHEVITRLEHSKKELELAKSMQFDCVLLNNDFEQCFSALQKNVQTFYAPHSSLLQRRDILGETYKKDAKPL; this is translated from the exons ATGGCAACTGTAACAAACACTTTACCTTTGTTAGTTGTCGCAGGTTCCTCTGGTGTAGGTAAAGGTGCCTTGCTTCAACGACTGTTTTCATTGTATCCTTCCACCTTCGCCTATTCTATCTCGTATACAACCCGCGCTAAACGGGAAG GAGAAACACATGGAAAAGAGTACTATTTTGTATCGCGGTCTGAGTTtgaaaaatgcattaaaaacaatgaatttcTTGAATATACGACTACTTTTG GTAACTATTATGGAACAACATTGGCAGAAGTTGCCCGCATACAGAAAACAGGTTGCATTTGCGTACTAGAGGTCGACCTTCAAGGCGTTTCTCAAATGCAAACCtcgcaaaaaaaaatccaaagcTTTTATGTTTATCTTTATCCGCCGAATCTACAG ACGTTACAGAAGCGACTTGAACATCGGAATACTGAAAATCAGCATGAAGTCATCACACGCCTGGAACACTCCAAAAAAGAATTGGAATTAGCTAAATCCATGCAATTTGATTGTGTTCTTCTAAACAATGATTTCGAACAATGTTTTTCtgcattacaaaaaaatgtccaGACGTTTTATGCACCCCATTCAAGTTTACTACAACGACGTGACATCCTAGGcgaaacatacaaaaaagatGCTAAACCATTATGA
- the LOC128884083 gene encoding uncharacterized protein LOC128884083: MKERNYSNNLEEKEEVHSMLEDEKDIENDDNSLLLIEKDEKQEISLIYKFLHSEALLLILQCLLVSCTPIMLQLALWDPVLKKKKNVLFPETPFVLEFFTSVCIANIYSLVFNGKTEWKKCWSCIDIINLSLPSLLHSISVILQLISMVYLDGTSRSILNQLKLPFIAIFSAVFFKRFYPLARYFILVVVLLASTAFVSYTRNFVITEASLTSEYIFKGVPLGVITAFLSALAALVLDVQTKDKTETSYIIQLAQLRISSLFFVTICSLFHAMITHGVSSLFKKWSFRVVLLVLWLVMKDYSTVLLLKRLTAMHNALCISVALCLTFFLDTIIFDKKSPDSPIIFNTLIICFSIASFGSIKNDK; the protein is encoded by the exons ATGAAAG AAaggaattattcaaataatcttgaggaaaaagaagaagtgCATTCAATGCTAGAGGACGAAAAAGATATAGAAAATGATGataattctcttttattaatagaaaaagatgaaaagcAAGAAATcagtttaatatataaattcctTCACTCTGAGGCGTtgctattaattttacaa TGCTTACTCGTTTCATGCACTCCAATTATGTTGCAACTTGCCCTATGGGAtcctgttttaaaaaaaaaaaaaaacgttttatttcCAGAAACTCCTTTTGtccttgaatttttcacaTCGGTTTGCATCGCAAATATTTACTCTCTCGTTTTTAACGGAAAAACAGAATGGAAAAAGTGTTGGTCTTGTATTGATATAATCAATTTATCGCTCCCTTCCCTCCTGCATTCGATTAGTGTA ATCTTGCAGTTGATTTCAATGGTGTACTTGGATGGTACATCTCGGTCAATTTTAAATCAGTTAAAACTTCCCTTTATAGCAATTTTCAGtgcagttttttttaaacgtttttatcCCTTGGcgcgttattttattttagttgttGTTCTTTTGGCTAGTACGGCATTTGTATCATATACACGAAACTTTGTTATCACTGAAGCATCTCTAACatctgaatatatatttaaggGAGTCCCATTAGGAGTGATTACTGCGTTTCTGAGTGCTCTAGCTGCTTTAGTATTAGATGTTCAAACTAAAGATAAAACTGAAACTTCGTATATTATTCAGCTAGCACAACTACGCATTTCAAGTCTTTTTTTTGTGACTATATGTTCCCTTTTCCACGCCATGATTACTCATGGAGTCAGTTCTCTTTTTAAAAAGTGGTCATTCCGTGTAGTGCTTCtt GTTTTATGGCTCGTTATGAAAGATTATTCAACTGTTCTTTTGTTGAAACGACTCACCGCTATGCATAATGCTCTGTGCATTTCTGTTGCCCTTTGTCTAACATTCTTTttagatacaattatttttgacAAAAAATCACCTGATTCtccgattatttttaacactcTTATAATTTGCTTTAGTATCGCATCTTTTGGTTctataaaaaatgacaaatag